The following are encoded in a window of Cupriavidus oxalaticus genomic DNA:
- a CDS encoding T6SS immunity protein Tli4 family protein encodes MPNQVELSPQLQALFAQTKLVCFGRYVLAVPVEAELIFGPQDFPAEILTHVGAASRAKDFAEAHRRSVLARNDTAVVTYFGPGPTSHSFEIRSFENKNAKAYGNEDAQTFVVSGKHLFEWSYGGEELAPLVRGLRARDNAEIPRDPGVCIDHGFITDSSGKYQEILRAGIVLPSLPDISFSVDSNKLASVDGANGEGLLASIAAQKADLGKLYPKLTTLREGKRIVGVWQGEESLVRRADGTHDFEWEAVGKERTTLHPSSIGAKMYTKVAANRIGAADEASLSDDEAVALWDRLLDGLRFRVDAPPTQTGKPVTVRSGQVVPRSGMWRASLPSGHPMGAWVAGKSGVVRQAGTPMISFGLSPSDEAQVVWTWMGEANRTS; translated from the coding sequence GTGCCGAACCAAGTTGAACTTTCACCGCAACTGCAAGCTCTGTTTGCCCAAACCAAACTGGTTTGCTTTGGGCGATATGTCCTCGCGGTGCCCGTCGAGGCAGAGTTGATCTTCGGACCGCAGGACTTCCCAGCCGAAATCCTTACCCATGTTGGCGCAGCGAGCCGAGCCAAGGATTTTGCCGAAGCCCATCGTAGGTCAGTACTCGCGCGGAACGATACTGCGGTGGTCACCTACTTCGGCCCGGGCCCAACAAGCCATAGTTTTGAAATTCGATCGTTCGAGAACAAAAATGCAAAAGCTTATGGCAACGAGGATGCGCAAACCTTCGTGGTTTCGGGGAAGCATCTATTTGAATGGTCTTATGGAGGAGAAGAGCTTGCACCACTAGTTCGCGGCCTGCGCGCCCGCGACAACGCCGAAATCCCAAGGGACCCGGGAGTTTGCATCGACCACGGCTTTATCACCGACAGTAGCGGTAAGTATCAGGAAATCCTGCGGGCGGGCATCGTCCTCCCCAGCCTGCCAGACATCAGCTTTTCAGTGGACTCGAACAAGCTGGCCAGCGTGGACGGCGCAAACGGCGAAGGGCTGCTCGCGTCCATCGCGGCACAGAAGGCAGACCTCGGCAAGCTCTACCCAAAGCTAACCACCCTGCGCGAAGGCAAGCGTATTGTCGGCGTCTGGCAAGGCGAGGAGTCGCTGGTCCGCCGAGCGGACGGTACCCACGATTTCGAGTGGGAAGCGGTCGGCAAGGAACGCACCACCCTGCATCCGTCGTCCATCGGCGCAAAGATGTACACAAAGGTGGCAGCCAACCGCATCGGTGCGGCGGACGAGGCGTCACTGAGCGACGACGAGGCCGTGGCCCTATGGGACCGGCTCCTGGACGGGCTGCGTTTCCGTGTCGATGCGCCGCCGACGCAGACTGGCAAGCCTGTCACGGTGCGCTCGGGGCAGGTTGTACCGCGCTCGGGCATGTGGCGTGCCTCGTTGCCGTCCGGCCACCCCATGGGGGCGTGGGTGGCTGGCAAGTCCGGCGTGGTGCGGCAGGCAGGGACGCCGATGATCAGCTTCGGGCTTTCGCCGTCAGATGAAGCGCAGGTGGTCTGGACGTGGATGGGCGAGGCGAATCGAACCTCATGA
- a CDS encoding esterase/lipase family protein, producing the protein MANDRIHLKTGEEIGGRAGATIALTPSTDKRRVSLPVPPDWVIPIIFIPGVMGSHLRMSRKRQAELERNDNRAWRPDEKIDSLSRRGDSPKRRQLNFDPDETEVDRYEITEDAGRFDLMGEATANSDKRHRNVPDGLPDIGLLMSAPLPAAAEQWKAKRGRHEATAAQKARWRGWSEVMFESYGTAIKLMEARMNDLLAPTGEVSLAWKMPQSIPVLDVDPGEWGGAGKPLTEDEIRRVGNCWYPVYAMGYNWLQSNGVSAGKLARRVDDVIAMYQANGRRCEKVIIVTHSMGGLVARAMLNPKYGHGIDKKILGIYHNVQPPVGAAAAYKRVRAGFEDAKGNLMGAIERAVIGKTGKEVTAVFANAPGPLELLPSASYPRGWLRVQTSEYRQVMALPTASDEPLKTYRGEMQLHKTLGTARPAAPVAVGDPLYDIYARESDAWWRLLNPEWVNPANKKYEGYSPYGLATKRIAEAQRFHRDIQDLYHPTTYASYGADPSQKAFGAVTYRVNATDLKGFGDPLSWRLISEDGEGRIVVRAENRHTLQLRLEPPIDAGDQTVPSEASASRVRGTVVFRQSGYEHQNSYNNDKVLASLLYSLVKIANTAPWWKT; encoded by the coding sequence GTGGCCAATGATCGCATCCACCTAAAAACCGGCGAAGAGATTGGCGGCCGCGCGGGCGCCACCATTGCCCTGACACCTTCAACCGACAAGCGCCGCGTCAGCTTGCCGGTGCCGCCGGACTGGGTCATTCCGATCATCTTTATTCCCGGCGTGATGGGATCCCATCTGCGCATGAGCCGGAAGCGTCAGGCAGAGCTTGAGCGCAATGACAACCGGGCATGGCGGCCGGACGAGAAGATCGACAGCCTTTCCCGACGCGGAGACTCACCGAAACGCCGGCAACTGAACTTCGATCCCGACGAGACCGAGGTCGATCGCTACGAGATCACCGAAGACGCGGGAAGGTTCGACCTGATGGGCGAGGCGACCGCAAATTCCGACAAGCGGCACCGCAATGTTCCGGATGGCCTGCCCGATATCGGCTTGCTGATGAGTGCCCCGTTGCCCGCTGCGGCGGAGCAATGGAAGGCGAAGCGCGGCAGGCATGAGGCCACTGCGGCACAGAAGGCCCGCTGGCGCGGCTGGAGCGAGGTCATGTTCGAATCGTACGGCACGGCCATCAAGCTGATGGAAGCGAGAATGAACGATCTGCTGGCACCGACGGGCGAGGTATCGCTTGCCTGGAAGATGCCGCAGAGCATACCGGTGCTGGACGTGGACCCAGGGGAGTGGGGCGGTGCAGGCAAGCCGCTGACCGAGGATGAGATCCGGCGGGTCGGGAACTGCTGGTATCCGGTCTATGCCATGGGATACAACTGGCTGCAAAGCAACGGCGTGTCGGCGGGCAAGCTTGCCAGGCGCGTTGATGATGTGATCGCGATGTACCAGGCCAATGGGCGCCGCTGCGAGAAGGTCATCATCGTGACGCATTCGATGGGCGGTCTGGTTGCTCGTGCCATGCTGAACCCGAAGTATGGCCATGGGATCGACAAGAAGATCCTCGGCATCTATCACAACGTCCAGCCTCCTGTCGGGGCAGCGGCGGCCTACAAGCGGGTACGTGCCGGCTTTGAGGATGCGAAAGGCAACCTGATGGGCGCCATCGAACGCGCGGTGATCGGCAAGACCGGCAAGGAAGTCACAGCGGTCTTTGCCAACGCACCAGGGCCATTGGAGTTGCTGCCGAGTGCTTCTTATCCGCGGGGCTGGCTGCGTGTCCAGACCAGCGAGTACCGGCAGGTGATGGCGTTGCCGACTGCTTCGGATGAGCCGCTCAAGACTTATCGTGGCGAAATGCAGTTGCATAAAACTTTGGGAACAGCAAGGCCGGCAGCGCCAGTAGCTGTTGGCGATCCCTTGTATGACATTTACGCCCGCGAATCTGATGCGTGGTGGCGCCTGTTGAACCCGGAGTGGGTCAATCCTGCCAACAAGAAATATGAAGGATACAGCCCGTATGGATTGGCAACGAAGAGGATTGCCGAAGCGCAGAGGTTTCACAGGGATATCCAGGATCTGTACCACCCGACCACCTACGCCAGCTATGGCGCGGACCCTTCTCAAAAAGCCTTCGGTGCAGTCACGTATCGGGTGAACGCAACAGATCTAAAAGGATTTGGCGATCCGCTTTCATGGAGGCTTATTAGTGAAGACGGGGAAGGGCGCATTGTTGTTCGCGCCGAAAATCGTCACACCCTGCAACTCAGACTTGAGCCGCCCATTGATGCCGGCGATCAGACTGTTCCCAGCGAAGCATCAGCATCGCGTGTGCGCGGCACAGTAGTCTTCCGGCAATCCGGCTATGAGCACCAGAACAGTTACAACAACGACAAGGTTCTCGCATCATTGTTGTATTCGCTCGTCAAGATCGCCAATACCGCACCGTGGTGGAAAACATGA